In Bradyrhizobium lablabi, one DNA window encodes the following:
- a CDS encoding L-threonylcarbamoyladenylate synthase, producing the protein MNVGLKTQILPAGAASVATAARYLAAGGLVAFPTETVYGLGADATNAAAVARLYEAKGRPSFNPLIAHVRDIAAARQIARFDATAMALAEAFWPGPLTLVLPKTKDCAVADLATAGLDTIAIRLPAHPLAREILHAFGGPVVAPSANLSGHVSPTTAAHVQSDLAGRIDLIVDGGAVDVGVESTIVGCFDAPMLLRPGGLPRGEIERLLGRPLKQPPQDPDSGSGQPLAPGMLASHYAPRTRVRLDAASVAPGEALLAFGSNAVTGVDAAVAVMNLSAQADLGEAAANLFGYLRALDAIGARAIAVMPVPHHGLGEAINDRLRRAAAGRD; encoded by the coding sequence GTGAATGTAGGCCTGAAAACGCAGATTCTCCCCGCTGGAGCGGCTAGTGTGGCAACCGCAGCGCGCTATCTTGCGGCCGGCGGGCTGGTCGCGTTCCCGACCGAGACCGTTTATGGCCTGGGGGCTGACGCCACCAACGCGGCCGCGGTCGCCCGGCTCTATGAGGCCAAGGGCCGGCCCTCGTTCAATCCGCTGATCGCCCATGTCAGGGATATCGCAGCCGCCCGGCAGATCGCCCGCTTCGACGCGACCGCTATGGCGCTTGCCGAGGCGTTCTGGCCGGGCCCGCTGACGCTGGTGCTGCCGAAGACAAAGGACTGTGCGGTGGCCGATCTCGCCACTGCCGGCCTCGACACCATCGCGATCCGGCTTCCCGCGCACCCTTTGGCGCGGGAGATCTTGCATGCATTCGGCGGTCCGGTGGTGGCGCCATCGGCGAATTTGTCGGGCCATGTCTCGCCGACCACGGCCGCCCATGTGCAAAGCGACCTTGCCGGGCGCATCGACCTGATCGTCGACGGCGGCGCGGTCGACGTCGGCGTCGAATCCACCATTGTCGGATGTTTCGATGCGCCGATGCTGCTGCGGCCCGGCGGGCTGCCCCGCGGCGAGATCGAGCGCCTGCTCGGCCGGCCGCTCAAGCAGCCGCCGCAGGATCCGGATAGCGGCAGCGGCCAGCCGCTGGCGCCGGGCATGCTGGCCTCGCATTACGCGCCGCGAACCCGGGTGCGGCTCGATGCCGCCAGCGTCGCGCCCGGCGAAGCGCTGCTGGCGTTTGGCTCTAATGCGGTCACGGGAGTTGACGCGGCGGTCGCGGTGATGAATCTGTCCGCGCAAGCCGATCTTGGCGAGGCCGCCGCCAATCTTTTCGGTTATCTTCGCGCGCTTGACGCGATCGGCGCGCGCGCCATCGCGGTGATGCCGGTGCCGCATCACGGGCTCGGCGAAGCCATCAACGACCGGCTGCGCCGCGCCGCGGCGGGCCGGGACTAG
- a CDS encoding tyrosine phosphatase family protein yields the protein MIHVCSLAALPDTVKVTGASHVLTVMANVDQVRRPQSVLPENHLKVQMDDITEEIDGFVAPSDSHIEQVLNFVRGWDRSAPLVVHCYAGISRSTASAFAAVCALNPHRDEMSIARQIRAASPIAQPNRLIVSLADRALGREGRMLRALDEMGPGSMLVEGRPFRIDLD from the coding sequence ATGATTCACGTTTGTTCGCTTGCCGCACTTCCCGACACTGTCAAGGTGACCGGCGCCAGCCACGTGCTTACCGTGATGGCCAATGTCGATCAGGTGCGGCGGCCGCAATCGGTACTCCCGGAAAACCATCTGAAGGTTCAGATGGACGACATCACCGAGGAGATCGACGGCTTCGTCGCGCCTTCAGATTCCCATATCGAGCAGGTGTTGAACTTCGTGCGCGGCTGGGACCGCAGCGCGCCGCTGGTCGTGCATTGCTATGCCGGCATCAGCCGATCGACCGCGAGCGCCTTTGCCGCGGTCTGCGCACTCAATCCGCATCGCGACGAGATGTCGATCGCGCGGCAAATTCGTGCCGCCTCCCCGATCGCACAGCCGAACCGGCTGATCGTCAGCCTGGCCGACAGAGCGCTGGGGCGCGAGGGCCGCATGCTGCGCGCGCTCGACGAAATGGGCCCGGGCAGCATGCTGGTGGAAGGCCGGCCGTTCCGCATCGATCTCGACTGA
- a CDS encoding FAD-binding oxidoreductase: protein MNIVKPATPPLSSELIARFRKIVGDKYAVTDAADIAPYVTEERDLFHGHSPLVLRPGSTAEVSAICRLASEHKIALVPQGGNTGLVGGQTPHHGEVVISMRRMDKIRDVDTASNTMTCAAGVILQIAQQRAAEVDRLFPLSLGAEGSCTIGGNLSTNAGGTTALAYGVAREMALGLEVVLADGRILNTLSKLKKDNTGYDLRNLFIGAEGTLGIITAATLKLFPKPRAIETAFVGLKSPAQALKLLSIAQNEAAGTLTSFELLSDIAVDFSVRHGIDVRDPLAAKHPWYVLMELSSPRDDARATLEAILAQGLEGDIVGDAAIAANLSQRSAFWKLRDEMSAAQKPEGGSIKHDISVPVVAVPDFIEQANAAVVKLIPGARPVPFGHLGDGNIHYNVSQPVGGDTADFMSRWHEVNAVVFAIVLRMGGSISAEHGIGVLKRDELPEVKDKVAIELMRSIKAMLDPLGIMNPGKVL from the coding sequence ATGAATATCGTAAAGCCTGCAACGCCACCGCTTTCGTCCGAACTGATTGCGCGGTTTCGCAAGATCGTCGGCGACAAATATGCGGTCACCGATGCGGCTGATATCGCGCCCTACGTCACCGAAGAGCGCGACCTGTTTCACGGTCACTCGCCGCTGGTGCTGCGGCCGGGTTCGACCGCGGAAGTCTCCGCCATCTGCAGGCTCGCGAGCGAACACAAAATCGCGCTGGTGCCGCAGGGCGGCAATACCGGCCTGGTCGGCGGGCAGACGCCGCACCATGGCGAAGTCGTCATTTCGATGCGGCGGATGGACAAAATTCGCGACGTCGACACCGCGTCGAACACCATGACCTGCGCGGCCGGCGTGATCCTGCAGATCGCCCAGCAGCGCGCCGCTGAAGTCGACCGGTTGTTTCCGCTGTCGCTCGGCGCGGAGGGAAGCTGCACCATCGGCGGCAATCTCTCCACCAATGCCGGCGGCACTACGGCGCTGGCCTATGGGGTGGCGCGCGAGATGGCGCTCGGGCTCGAAGTGGTGCTGGCCGACGGGCGCATATTGAACACGCTGTCGAAATTGAAAAAGGACAATACCGGCTACGATCTGCGCAACCTCTTCATCGGCGCCGAGGGCACGCTCGGCATCATCACCGCCGCGACCTTGAAACTGTTTCCAAAGCCGCGCGCGATCGAAACCGCCTTCGTCGGCCTCAAATCGCCAGCGCAAGCCCTAAAACTGCTGTCGATCGCGCAGAACGAGGCCGCGGGCACGCTGACGAGCTTTGAGCTGCTGTCCGACATTGCGGTGGATTTCAGCGTGCGGCACGGCATCGATGTCCGCGATCCGCTCGCGGCCAAGCATCCCTGGTACGTTCTGATGGAGCTGTCGTCCCCGCGCGATGACGCCCGCGCCACGCTGGAAGCGATCCTGGCGCAGGGCCTGGAGGGCGACATCGTCGGTGACGCCGCGATCGCGGCGAATTTGAGCCAGCGCTCGGCGTTCTGGAAATTGCGCGACGAAATGTCGGCGGCGCAGAAGCCGGAGGGCGGCTCGATCAAGCACGACATTTCGGTGCCGGTGGTCGCGGTGCCCGATTTCATCGAACAGGCCAATGCGGCCGTGGTGAAACTTATTCCCGGCGCGCGGCCAGTGCCGTTCGGCCATCTCGGCGACGGCAATATCCATTACAATGTCAGCCAGCCCGTTGGCGGCGACACGGCCGATTTCATGAGCCGCTGGCACGAGGTCAATGCGGTGGTGTTCGCCATCGTGCTGCGAATGGGCGGCTCGATCTCCGCCGAGCACGGCATCGGCGTGCTCAAGCGCGACGAACTGCCCGAGGTCAAGGACAAGGTCGCGATCGAACTGATGAGGTCGATCAAGGCGATGCTCGACCCGCTTGGCATCATGAACCCCGGCAAGGTGCTGTGA
- a CDS encoding TIGR02301 family protein — protein MSKHFLAALILISLCISGPARAQDAAAPFDGDLQRLAEILGTLHYLRGICGTNEGPKWRNQMQALIDAETPSGDRRARMIAGFNRGYNGFQQTYRTCTPAATVAIRRYIEEGSKISRDLTARYAN, from the coding sequence ATGTCAAAGCATTTTCTGGCCGCCCTGATCCTCATTTCGCTGTGCATTTCCGGCCCCGCGCGGGCCCAGGATGCGGCTGCGCCGTTCGACGGCGATTTGCAGCGGCTCGCCGAAATCCTCGGTACCCTGCATTACCTCAGGGGCATCTGCGGAACCAATGAGGGCCCAAAATGGCGCAACCAAATGCAGGCGCTGATTGATGCCGAAACCCCCTCGGGCGACCGCCGAGCCCGCATGATCGCGGGTTTTAATCGCGGCTATAACGGTTTTCAGCAGACCTACCGGACCTGCACGCCGGCGGCCACCGTCGCGATCCGCCGTTATATCGAGGAAGGCTCGAAGATTTCGCGGGATCTGACGGCACGCTACGCGAACTAG
- a CDS encoding GDP-mannose pyrophosphatase codes for MTVSDRVRIKDVRVLSQNHYTLKNFTFEWRRSNGEWQTMQREVYDRGNAATVLPYNLAQRTVVLVRQFRLPAYVNGYDDLLIEAAAGLLDNAAPEVRIRAEAEEEIGYRLGDIRKIFEAFMSPGAVTEKLHFFVAEYQPDMRVGSGGGLPDEGEDIEVLELSIDQAMTMIGDGRIVDAKTIMLLQYAALNIFR; via the coding sequence ATGACCGTCTCCGACCGCGTTCGCATCAAAGACGTCCGCGTGCTCTCCCAAAATCACTACACGCTGAAGAACTTCACCTTTGAATGGCGGCGCAGCAATGGCGAGTGGCAGACCATGCAGCGCGAGGTCTATGACCGCGGCAACGCCGCAACCGTGCTGCCGTACAATCTGGCGCAGCGGACCGTGGTGCTGGTGCGGCAATTTCGTCTTCCCGCCTATGTCAACGGCTACGACGATCTCCTGATCGAGGCCGCGGCCGGCCTGTTGGACAACGCGGCGCCGGAGGTACGCATCCGCGCCGAAGCCGAAGAGGAAATCGGCTACCGGCTCGGCGACATCCGAAAAATTTTCGAAGCCTTCATGAGCCCGGGCGCGGTCACCGAAAAGCTGCACTTCTTTGTTGCGGAATATCAGCCGGACATGCGGGTCGGAAGCGGCGGCGGCCTGCCCGACGAAGGCGAGGACATCGAGGTCTTGGAACTGTCGATCGACCAGGCCATGACGATGATCGGCGACGGCCGCATCGTCGACGCCAAGACCATCATGCTCTTGCAATATGCGGCGCTGAATATTTTCCGGTAA
- a CDS encoding NUDIX hydrolase, whose amino-acid sequence MHPQLAVSAAIFRDDKILVVRRARSPAEGFYSLPGGRVEFGETLHAALHREVDEETALKIEIVGLAGWREVLPETSGGGHYLIMSFAARWVSGEVVLNDELDDFKWLAPDALGDLKLTSGLPEVIEAARRLLRP is encoded by the coding sequence ATGCATCCCCAGCTTGCCGTTAGCGCGGCGATCTTTCGCGACGATAAGATCCTTGTGGTGCGGCGCGCGCGGTCGCCGGCAGAAGGATTTTATTCGCTGCCCGGCGGGAGGGTCGAATTCGGCGAAACCCTGCATGCCGCGCTCCATCGTGAGGTCGACGAGGAGACCGCGCTCAAAATCGAGATTGTCGGCCTCGCCGGTTGGCGCGAGGTGCTGCCGGAAACCTCAGGCGGCGGACATTATCTGATCATGTCGTTCGCGGCGCGCTGGGTATCCGGTGAGGTGGTCCTGAACGACGAACTTGACGATTTCAAATGGCTGGCCCCCGACGCACTTGGTGACCTCAAGCTGACCAGCGGCCTGCCGGAGGTCATAGAGGCGGCTCGGCGCCTGCTCCGGCCCTGA
- a CDS encoding DNA-3-methyladenine glycosylase I, which produces MSRSARLHEDGLTRCPWPGEDPFYMTYHDTEWGVPEYDDRALYEKLILDGFQAGLSWITILRKRENFRKAFDDFQPEKIARYNAKKLHALMNDVGIVRNRAKIEGTVASAKSYLKIMEDGPGFSKYLWDFVDGKPKVNQFKTTASVPASTPLSIKISKELAGRGFKFVGPTIVYAFMQATGMVNDHLVNCFCHEACTKNHRSPRLKAK; this is translated from the coding sequence ATGAGCCGGTCGGCGCGCCTGCATGAAGATGGGCTGACGCGGTGTCCATGGCCGGGCGAAGACCCGTTTTACATGACCTATCACGATACAGAATGGGGCGTGCCGGAATATGACGACCGCGCGCTCTATGAAAAACTCATCCTCGACGGTTTTCAGGCCGGGCTGTCGTGGATCACGATTTTGCGCAAGCGCGAAAACTTCCGCAAGGCTTTCGACGATTTCCAGCCCGAGAAGATCGCGCGATATAACGCTAAGAAACTTCACGCGCTGATGAACGATGTCGGCATCGTCCGCAACCGCGCCAAGATCGAAGGCACGGTCGCAAGCGCGAAATCTTATCTGAAGATCATGGAAGACGGCCCCGGCTTTTCGAAATATTTGTGGGACTTCGTCGACGGCAAGCCAAAGGTCAATCAATTCAAGACTACCGCCAGCGTGCCGGCATCGACGCCGCTGTCGATCAAGATTTCGAAGGAGCTCGCTGGCCGCGGCTTCAAATTCGTCGGCCCAACCATCGTCTACGCCTTCATGCAGGCGACCGGCATGGTCAACGACCATCTGGTCAATTGCTTTTGCCACGAGGCCTGCACCAAAAACCACCGCAGCCCCCGCCTCAAAGCCAAATGA
- a CDS encoding HD family hydrolase: MTARRFSETATTTRVWQRMLSGRRLDLLDPSPLDIEIADIAHGLARVARWNGQTSGAHIFSVAQHTLLVEAVMREQMPRVDVPFRLAALLHDAPEYVIGDMISPFKAVLGGDYKTVEKRLLSAIHIRFGLPAVLVPEVERQIKEADKGAAYLEATELAGFAEAEAKRLFGRDPGLPAATRQDYLTPWTAAKAEKRFLARFNALYA, from the coding sequence ATGACGGCGCGACGATTTTCCGAGACCGCAACAACCACCCGCGTCTGGCAGCGGATGTTGTCGGGGCGCCGGCTCGACCTTTTGGACCCCTCGCCGCTCGATATCGAAATCGCCGATATCGCCCATGGGCTCGCCCGCGTCGCGCGCTGGAACGGCCAGACCAGCGGCGCGCATATTTTCTCGGTTGCGCAGCATACGCTACTGGTCGAAGCCGTGATGCGAGAGCAGATGCCGCGCGTCGACGTCCCCTTCCGTCTTGCCGCGCTGCTGCATGACGCGCCGGAATATGTTATTGGCGACATGATCTCGCCGTTCAAGGCGGTGCTGGGCGGCGACTATAAGACGGTGGAAAAGCGGCTATTGTCTGCGATCCACATCCGCTTCGGACTGCCAGCGGTGCTTGTGCCGGAGGTAGAGCGGCAGATCAAGGAAGCCGACAAAGGCGCCGCCTATCTGGAAGCGACCGAGCTTGCCGGCTTCGCCGAAGCGGAGGCAAAACGACTGTTCGGCCGTGATCCCGGCCTGCCCGCGGCGACCCGGCAGGATTATTTGACGCCCTGGACCGCGGCCAAGGCCGAGAAGCGGTTTTTGGCACGGTTCAACGCGCTCTACGCTTGA
- a CDS encoding aspartate/glutamate racemase family protein, with protein MRIALIHALKHSIVPIEASFARLWPDATLMNLLDDSLSADLARDGRLTVAMTERFLSLGRYVASTGADAILFTCSAFGPCIEAVAREHAPMPVLKPNAAMIEQAAARGYRIGLLSTFPPTLASMPREFPASVEIVPKLATGALAALDRGERAEHDRLVAEASRDLRDCDLIALAQYSMAPAAALVAEASGRPVLTTPDSAVLKLKDLLAVTG; from the coding sequence ATGCGCATCGCTCTGATCCACGCCCTGAAACATTCGATTGTGCCGATCGAGGCCTCATTCGCCCGGCTTTGGCCGGACGCAACCTTGATGAATTTGCTCGATGACAGCCTGTCGGCCGACCTGGCGCGCGATGGCCGCCTCACGGTCGCGATGACCGAGCGTTTCCTGTCGCTCGGACGTTATGTGGCTTCTACCGGCGCCGACGCAATCCTCTTCACCTGTTCGGCGTTCGGCCCTTGCATCGAGGCCGTCGCGCGCGAGCACGCGCCGATGCCGGTGCTCAAACCCAATGCAGCGATGATCGAGCAGGCCGCCGCACGGGGTTACAGGATCGGCTTGCTCTCGACGTTTCCGCCAACACTGGCTTCGATGCCACGGGAATTTCCCGCTTCCGTCGAAATCGTGCCGAAACTGGCGACCGGCGCGCTGGCTGCGCTCGATCGCGGTGAACGCGCAGAACACGATCGCCTGGTCGCGGAAGCCTCGCGCGATTTGCGGGATTGCGACCTGATTGCGCTCGCCCAGTACAGCATGGCGCCGGCGGCGGCGCTGGTCGCCGAGGCGTCGGGTCGGCCGGTGCTCACGACGCCGGATAGCGCCGTGCTGAAGCTGAAGGATTTGCTCGCCGTCACCGGTTGA
- a CDS encoding SOS response-associated peptidase has translation MCGRFVITSPPEAVRQFFGYFEQPNFPPRHNIAPTQPIPVIIVENGSRHFRLMRWGLIPAWVVDPRKFTLLINARSETVLEKPAFKNAMKRRRCLIPADGYYEWQASGGRKQPYFIHRRDGTPMGLAGLAETWIGPNGEELDTVAIVTAPASADLAVLHDRVPVTISPGDFDRWLDCRADDAENVMALLGPPGEGEFVWHEVSKRVNRAENDDAQLILPITDEQRAAEEPKPAKKAAARKPAPEASEDDGQGSLF, from the coding sequence ATGTGTGGACGCTTCGTAATCACTTCGCCGCCGGAGGCCGTGAGGCAATTTTTTGGCTATTTCGAGCAGCCCAATTTCCCGCCAAGGCATAATATTGCGCCGACGCAACCGATACCTGTGATTATCGTCGAGAACGGTTCCAGGCATTTCCGCCTGATGCGCTGGGGCCTGATACCCGCCTGGGTAGTAGACCCCCGTAAATTCACGTTGTTGATCAATGCGCGTAGCGAGACGGTTTTGGAAAAACCCGCCTTCAAGAACGCGATGAAACGGCGGCGCTGCCTGATCCCGGCCGATGGCTATTATGAATGGCAGGCCTCCGGGGGGCGCAAGCAGCCTTATTTCATTCATCGCCGCGATGGAACTCCGATGGGGCTGGCGGGGCTCGCCGAGACCTGGATCGGCCCCAACGGCGAGGAACTCGATACGGTCGCGATCGTCACCGCGCCCGCAAGCGCCGATCTCGCGGTGCTGCATGACCGCGTGCCGGTAACGATCTCGCCCGGCGATTTCGACCGCTGGCTCGATTGCCGCGCTGACGATGCGGAGAACGTGATGGCGCTGCTCGGCCCGCCCGGCGAAGGCGAATTCGTCTGGCATGAGGTGTCAAAGAGGGTCAACCGCGCCGAGAATGACGACGCGCAGCTCATCCTGCCGATCACTGACGAACAGCGCGCGGCGGAAGAACCGAAGCCCGCGAAGAAAGCCGCGGCGCGAAAACCGGCGCCGGAGGCGTCGGAGGATGACGGGCAGGGGTCGTTGTTCTGA
- a CDS encoding YgfZ/GcvT domain-containing protein, translating into MKAAFLPDRGVVKVSGDGARDFLNGLVTTDVALLRPHLGRFGALLTPQGKIIVDFLITEAPAGHGGGFLIDCPRALAQSLADKLGFYKLRAKVGIENLSDNLGVLAAWDGDFAIKPDLAFADPRNATLGWRILIPSELAQKVADLIGADLVESAAYDAHRIASVVPRGGLDFMYGDAFPHETNMDRLNGVDFDKGCYVGQEVVSRMQHRGTARTRTVRVMVDGPAPEPGAVILAGDKSVGTMGSTAGDEGLALIRVDRAADAVAAGVPLTAGGIAIRLAEADQLLAAPKQTVA; encoded by the coding sequence ATGAAAGCGGCGTTTCTTCCCGACCGGGGCGTGGTCAAGGTCAGCGGTGACGGCGCCCGCGACTTTCTCAATGGCCTCGTCACCACGGATGTTGCGCTGCTTCGCCCTCATCTCGGGCGGTTCGGGGCGCTGCTGACACCGCAGGGCAAGATAATTGTGGATTTCCTGATCACCGAGGCGCCTGCCGGCCATGGCGGCGGCTTTTTGATCGATTGCCCGCGCGCGCTGGCGCAGTCGCTCGCCGACAAGCTCGGTTTCTACAAGCTACGCGCCAAGGTGGGGATCGAAAATCTGTCTGATAATCTCGGCGTGCTCGCCGCATGGGACGGCGATTTCGCGATAAAACCCGATCTGGCCTTCGCCGATCCGCGTAACGCAACACTCGGCTGGCGGATCCTGATTCCGTCCGAACTCGCGCAAAAGGTCGCCGATTTGATCGGCGCGGATTTGGTCGAAAGCGCCGCCTATGACGCCCACCGCATCGCATCCGTCGTTCCGCGCGGCGGCCTCGACTTCATGTATGGCGATGCGTTCCCTCACGAAACCAATATGGACCGGCTCAACGGCGTCGATTTCGACAAGGGCTGCTATGTCGGACAGGAGGTGGTGTCGCGGATGCAGCACCGCGGCACCGCGCGCACGCGGACCGTTCGCGTCATGGTCGACGGTCCGGCGCCTGAACCGGGCGCCGTCATCCTCGCCGGCGACAAATCGGTCGGCACCATGGGTTCGACGGCGGGCGACGAGGGCCTCGCGCTGATCAGGGTCGACCGTGCCGCCGATGCGGTCGCCGCCGGCGTGCCGCTGACGGCCGGCGGCATCGCGATCCGCCTCGCCGAAGCCGATCAGCTCCTCGCCGCACCGAAGCAGACGGTCGCATGA
- a CDS encoding GNAT family acetyltransferase, translated as MNSENPAQGLTVTAIEDGDITEVIALWQRCGSSRPWNDPAADIALARKEANATVLLGRHDGTVVASVLVGHDGHRGWVYYVTVDPDHRFKGYGRAIMTAAENWLHARGIKKLQLMVRGDNAKVHAFYEQLGYYDQERVVFAKWLDGRDPTP; from the coding sequence GTGAATTCGGAAAATCCTGCCCAGGGCCTTACCGTCACGGCCATCGAAGACGGCGATATCACCGAGGTGATCGCGCTGTGGCAGCGTTGCGGCTCGTCACGCCCATGGAACGATCCCGCCGCCGATATCGCACTGGCCCGCAAGGAGGCGAACGCGACGGTGTTGCTGGGCCGCCACGACGGCACCGTGGTGGCGTCGGTGCTGGTCGGCCATGACGGCCATCGCGGCTGGGTCTATTACGTGACCGTCGATCCCGATCATCGTTTCAAGGGCTACGGTCGAGCGATCATGACCGCAGCGGAGAACTGGCTCCATGCGCGCGGCATTAAAAAGCTTCAGCTCATGGTCCGGGGCGACAACGCCAAAGTCCACGCCTTCTACGAACAGCTCGGCTACTACGATCAGGAACGCGTGGTGTTCGCCAAATGGCTCGACGGGCGGGATCCGACGCCGTAG
- a CDS encoding dihydroorotase, whose translation MSQSFDLILKSGSVVNQDGEGVRDIAIRGGRIAAIGSLGQASAAEVIDCKGLHILPGVIDTQVHFREPGLTQKEDLETGSRSAVMGGVTAVFEMPNTDPLTVTAETFADKVKRGHHRMHCDFAFFIGGTRDNVADLPELERAPGCAGVKVFIGSSTGALLVEDDESLRRIFKVIQRRAAFHAEDEYRLNERKHLRVEGDPRSHPVWRDETTALMATQRLVKLAHETGKRIHVLHITTKQEIEFLRDHKDVASCEATPHHLTLAAPECYERLGTRAQMNPPVRSADHREGIWNGIAQGIIDVLGSDHAPHTLEEKAKTYPASPSGMTGVQTLVPLMLDHVNAGRLSLARFVDLTSAGPARLYNIARKGRIAAGYDADFTVVDLKRSETITNQWVASRAGWTPYDGVRVTGWPVGTFVRGRRVMWQGDLVTPSGGEPVRFLETLRE comes from the coding sequence ATGAGCCAGAGTTTTGATCTGATTCTAAAGTCCGGCAGCGTCGTCAATCAGGACGGCGAGGGCGTCCGCGACATCGCCATCCGTGGCGGCCGCATCGCCGCGATCGGCTCGCTTGGCCAGGCCTCGGCCGCCGAGGTGATCGACTGCAAGGGGCTGCATATCCTGCCGGGGGTGATCGACACGCAAGTTCACTTTCGCGAACCGGGGCTAACGCAGAAGGAAGATCTCGAAACCGGTTCGCGCAGCGCCGTGATGGGCGGCGTGACGGCGGTGTTCGAAATGCCGAACACCGATCCCTTGACCGTCACCGCGGAGACCTTTGCCGACAAGGTAAAGCGCGGCCATCACCGCATGCATTGCGATTTTGCCTTCTTCATCGGCGGTACCCGCGACAATGTCGCGGATTTGCCGGAACTCGAACGCGCACCGGGCTGTGCCGGCGTCAAAGTGTTCATCGGCTCCTCCACGGGCGCACTTCTGGTCGAGGACGACGAAAGCCTGCGCCGGATTTTCAAGGTGATCCAGCGGCGCGCCGCGTTCCATGCCGAGGACGAGTACCGCCTCAACGAGCGCAAGCATCTGCGCGTCGAGGGCGATCCGCGCTCGCACCCGGTATGGCGCGACGAGACGACGGCGCTGATGGCGACGCAGCGTCTTGTCAAGCTCGCCCATGAAACCGGAAAGCGGATTCATGTGCTGCACATCACGACCAAGCAGGAGATCGAGTTCCTGCGCGACCACAAGGACGTCGCCTCCTGCGAGGCGACGCCGCATCACCTGACGCTGGCCGCGCCCGAATGCTACGAGCGGCTCGGCACCCGTGCGCAGATGAATCCGCCGGTGCGCTCGGCTGATCACCGCGAGGGTATCTGGAATGGCATCGCGCAGGGCATCATCGACGTGCTCGGCTCCGATCACGCGCCGCATACGCTCGAAGAAAAAGCAAAAACCTATCCGGCCTCGCCCTCGGGCATGACCGGGGTGCAGACGCTGGTGCCGTTGATGCTCGATCACGTCAACGCCGGGCGGTTGTCATTGGCAAGATTTGTCGATCTCACCAGCGCCGGCCCGGCGCGGCTCTACAACATCGCCCGCAAGGGCCGCATCGCGGCCGGCTACGACGCGGATTTTACGGTGGTCGATCTCAAGCGCAGCGAGACCATCACCAACCAATGGGTGGCCTCGCGTGCGGGCTGGACGCCCTATGACGGCGTGCGCGTCACCGGCTGGCCGGTCGGCACTTTTGTCAGAGGCCGCCGCGTGATGTGGCAGGGTGACCTCGTGACGCCGTCGGGCGGCGAGCCGGTGCGGTTTCTGGAGACACTGAGGGAGTAG